In Arachis hypogaea cultivar Tifrunner chromosome 2, arahy.Tifrunner.gnm2.J5K5, whole genome shotgun sequence, a genomic segment contains:
- the LOC112729627 gene encoding probable LRR receptor-like serine/threonine-protein kinase At3g47570 has translation MLAMRNLRHRNLMKIIGCCSSIDYKLLVMEFMPNGSLERWLYSHNHCLDFLQRLNIMIDVASALEYLHHGSSPIVVHCDVKPCNVLLDEDMVGHVSDFGIAKLLGEGQSKEYTKTMATVGYIAPEFGSKGIISTKGDVYSFGIMLMETFTRKKPTDDLFVAGLSMKGWISESLSRAIDRVVDSNLLQDEGHHHVDDIIASTSSILKLALNCCEDLPEE, from the exons ATGCTAGCAATGCGCAATCTGCGCCATCGAAATCTCATGAAGATCATAGgttgttgttcaagtatagaTTACAAGCTTTTAGTGATGGAGTTCATGCCTAATGGGAGCCTTGAGAGATGGTTGTATTCTCATAACCATTGTTTGGACTTCTTGCAAAGGCTAAATATAATGATAGATGTGGCATCTGCATTGGAGTATCTGCATCATGGATCTTCACCTATAGTGGTTCATTGTGATGTCAAACCTTGTAATGTCTTATTGGATGAAGACATGGTTGGCCATGTCAGTGACTTTGGCATTGCCAAATTGCTTGGCGAGGGACAATCCAAAGAATATACCAAGACCATGGCTACAGTTGGCTACATTGCACCGG AGTTTGGATCCAAAGGGATTATCTCTACAAAGGGAGATGTATACAGTTTTGGGATAATGCTGATGGAAACATTCACAAGAAAGAAGCCAacagatgacttgtttgttgcagGATTAAGCATGAAAGGTTGGATTAGTGAATCATTGTCACGTGCAATTGATCGAGTTGTGGATTCCAACTTGTTACAAGATGAAGGTCACCACCATGTTGATGACATAATAGCATCTACATCATCTATCTTGAAACTGGCCTTGAATTGTTGTGAGGATTTACCTGAAGAATGA